The Lysobacter enzymogenes genome window below encodes:
- a CDS encoding vWA domain-containing protein, whose protein sequence is MSSRSHTPARPVRRARFPASRALLAAGFTAALVLSGCNREVQHSEAPAADAAAPAEAKVLYLSQAPKPNTEHYETIAPNPIYRTAEQPVSTFSIDVDTGSYANVRRMLAAGELPPKDAVRIEELLNYFDYGYPRPESKDVPFKVSTELAPAPWNAKRVLLQIGIQGYEVEHEQLPPANLVLLVDTSGSMDEPDKLPLLKRAFAQLLPQLRAQDRVSIVAYAGSAGLVLAPTPGDHGGEIMDALERLQAGGSTNGGEGIRLAYATARQAYIDGGINRVLLATDGDFNVGVSDQKALETLVADQRKSGIALSTLGFGSGNYNDAMAERLADVGNGNHAYIDSALEAQKVLVEEMGSTLLTIAGDVKVQVEFNPAVVAEYRLIGYENRLLKREDFNNDKVDAGEIGAGHDVTALYELALVGSGGEASDPLRYAQGEAAKPAAGVKPDELALLKLRYKRPGENDSRLIETALMRRDIAARPGERLRFAAAVAGFGELLRGGEHLGGFGWDGVIDLARSARGDDRNGYRGEFLQLAQTARSLQAKAPAGAEAAAGGAE, encoded by the coding sequence ATGTCGTCGCGTTCCCACACCCCTGCCCGTCCCGTCCGCCGCGCACGCTTCCCGGCATCGCGCGCCCTGCTCGCCGCCGGCTTCACCGCCGCGCTGGTCCTGTCCGGTTGCAACCGCGAGGTCCAGCACTCTGAAGCGCCGGCCGCGGACGCAGCGGCGCCCGCCGAGGCGAAGGTGCTGTACCTGTCGCAGGCGCCCAAGCCCAACACCGAGCATTACGAAACCATCGCGCCGAACCCGATCTACCGTACCGCCGAACAACCGGTGTCGACCTTCTCGATCGACGTGGACACCGGCAGCTACGCCAACGTGCGGCGCATGCTCGCCGCCGGCGAGCTGCCGCCGAAGGACGCGGTGCGGATCGAGGAGTTGCTGAACTACTTCGATTACGGCTACCCGCGCCCCGAGTCCAAGGACGTGCCGTTCAAGGTCAGCACCGAACTCGCGCCGGCGCCGTGGAACGCCAAGCGCGTGCTGTTGCAGATCGGCATCCAGGGTTACGAGGTCGAGCACGAACAGCTGCCGCCGGCCAATCTGGTGCTGCTGGTCGACACGTCCGGTTCGATGGACGAACCCGACAAGCTGCCGCTGCTCAAGCGCGCCTTCGCCCAGCTGTTGCCGCAGCTGCGCGCACAGGACCGCGTCTCCATCGTCGCCTACGCCGGCAGCGCCGGGCTGGTGCTGGCGCCGACGCCGGGCGACCACGGCGGCGAGATCATGGACGCGCTGGAACGCCTGCAAGCCGGCGGTTCGACCAACGGCGGCGAAGGCATCCGCCTGGCCTACGCCACCGCGCGCCAGGCCTACATCGACGGCGGCATCAACCGCGTGCTGCTGGCCACCGACGGCGATTTCAATGTCGGCGTGTCCGACCAGAAGGCCCTGGAAACCCTGGTCGCCGACCAGCGCAAGAGCGGCATCGCCCTGAGCACGCTCGGCTTCGGCAGCGGCAACTACAACGATGCGATGGCCGAACGGCTGGCCGATGTCGGCAACGGCAACCACGCCTACATCGACAGCGCGCTGGAGGCGCAGAAGGTGCTGGTCGAGGAAATGGGCTCGACCCTGTTGACCATCGCCGGCGACGTCAAGGTGCAGGTCGAGTTCAATCCGGCCGTGGTCGCCGAATACCGCCTGATCGGCTACGAGAACCGCCTGCTCAAGCGCGAGGACTTCAACAACGACAAGGTCGATGCCGGCGAGATCGGCGCCGGCCACGACGTCACCGCGCTGTACGAACTGGCGTTGGTCGGTTCCGGCGGCGAGGCCAGCGACCCGCTGCGCTACGCGCAAGGCGAAGCCGCCAAGCCCGCCGCGGGCGTCAAGCCCGACGAACTGGCGCTGCTGAAGCTGCGCTACAAGCGCCCCGGCGAGAACGACAGCCGGCTGATCGAAACCGCGCTGATGCGCCGCGACATCGCCGCCCGCCCGGGCGAGCGCCTGCGCTTCGCCGCGGCGGTGGCCGGCTTCGGCGAACTGCTGCGCGGCGGCGAGCACCTCGGCGGTTTCGGCTGGGATGGCGTGATCGATCTGGCCCGCAGCGCGCGCGGCGACGACCGCAACGGCTATCGCGGCGAGTTCCTGCAACTGGCGCAGACCGCGCGCAGCCTGCAGGCCAAGGCGCCGGCCGGCGCCGAGGCCGCAGCGGGCGGCGCCGAATGA
- a CDS encoding amino acid permease: MPNDHQQLHRGLSERHIRLMALGAAIGVGLFLGSANAIKLAGPGILLAYLLGGGAIFIIMRALGEMAVHNPVAGSFSRYARDYLGPLSGYLTGWNYWFLWLVTCVAEITAVGVYMQVWFPGSPQWAWALAALVAMGSVNLITVKAYGEFEFWFAMIKVVTIVAMILGGLAMIVFGLGNGGVATGISNLWTHGGFFPNGAQGVLMSLQMVMFAYLGVEMIGLTAGEAANPAKSIPDAINSVFWRIVIFYVGALFVILSLYPWNELGTTGSPFVLTFERLGIREAAGIINFVVLTAALSSCNGGIFSTGRMLYNLAQQKQAPALFARTSPGGVPRAAILVSVVALLFGVAANYLAPAKVFVWVTSIATFGAIWTWGVILVAHMKFRARLSAAERDALAFKAPMFPVGSWIALAFLVLVIGLMAYFPDTRVALIIGPAFLILLTVLFYALGFHRREAVA, encoded by the coding sequence ATGCCCAACGACCACCAGCAACTTCACCGCGGCCTCAGCGAGCGGCATATCCGCCTGATGGCGCTGGGCGCCGCGATCGGCGTCGGCCTGTTCCTCGGTTCGGCCAACGCGATCAAGCTCGCCGGCCCGGGCATCCTGCTGGCCTACCTGCTCGGCGGCGGCGCGATCTTCATCATCATGCGCGCGCTCGGCGAGATGGCCGTGCACAACCCGGTCGCCGGCTCGTTCAGCCGCTACGCGCGCGATTACCTCGGCCCGCTGTCGGGCTACCTGACCGGCTGGAACTACTGGTTCCTGTGGCTGGTGACGTGCGTCGCCGAGATCACCGCGGTCGGCGTGTACATGCAGGTCTGGTTCCCCGGCTCGCCGCAATGGGCGTGGGCGCTGGCCGCGCTGGTGGCGATGGGCTCGGTCAACCTGATCACGGTCAAGGCCTACGGCGAATTCGAATTCTGGTTCGCGATGATCAAGGTGGTGACCATCGTCGCGATGATCCTCGGCGGCCTGGCGATGATCGTGTTCGGCCTCGGCAACGGCGGCGTGGCCACCGGCATCTCCAACCTGTGGACGCACGGCGGCTTCTTCCCCAATGGCGCGCAGGGCGTGCTGATGTCGTTGCAGATGGTGATGTTCGCCTATCTCGGCGTGGAGATGATCGGCCTGACCGCAGGCGAGGCGGCCAACCCGGCCAAGTCGATTCCCGATGCGATCAACTCGGTGTTCTGGCGGATCGTGATCTTCTACGTCGGCGCGCTGTTCGTGATCCTGTCGCTGTACCCGTGGAACGAGCTCGGCACCACCGGCAGCCCGTTCGTGCTGACCTTCGAGCGCCTGGGCATCCGCGAGGCCGCCGGCATCATCAACTTCGTGGTCCTGACCGCCGCGCTGTCCTCGTGCAACGGCGGCATCTTCAGCACCGGGCGCATGCTCTACAACCTGGCCCAGCAGAAGCAGGCGCCGGCGCTGTTCGCGCGCACCTCGCCCGGCGGCGTGCCGCGCGCGGCGATCCTGGTGTCGGTGGTGGCGCTGCTGTTCGGCGTGGCGGCGAACTATCTGGCGCCGGCCAAGGTGTTCGTGTGGGTGACCTCGATCGCCACCTTCGGCGCGATCTGGACCTGGGGCGTGATCCTGGTGGCGCACATGAAGTTCCGCGCCCGCCTCAGCGCCGCCGAGCGCGACGCGCTGGCGTTCAAGGCGCCGATGTTCCCGGTCGGCTCGTGGATCGCGCTGGCGTTCCTGGTGCTGGTGATCGGGCTGATGGCGTATTTCCCCGACACCCGCGTGGCGCTGATCATCGGGCCGGCGTTCCTGATCCTGCTGACGGTGCTGTTCTACGCGCTGGGCTTCCATCGGCGCGAAGCGGTGGCGTAA
- a CDS encoding ABC transporter permease, whose protein sequence is MNLHAIKAIYFFEMHRTFRTLMQSIATPVLSTSLYFIVFGSAIGSRMVEIGGISYAAFIVPGLIMMSLLTESISNASFGIYLPKWSGTIYELLSAPVSFVETICGYVGAAATKSVILGTLMLVTARCFVDFDIVHPLWMVTFLILTAVTFSLFGFIIGVWADGFEKLQMIPMMIVMPLTFLGGSFYSIDMLPPFWRSVSLFNPVVYLVNGFRWSFYGKSDVDIGLSVGMTAGFMVLCLVVVWWIFRTGYKLKS, encoded by the coding sequence ATGAACCTGCATGCGATCAAGGCGATCTATTTCTTCGAGATGCACCGCACCTTCCGCACCCTGATGCAGTCCATCGCCACGCCGGTGCTGTCGACCTCGCTGTACTTCATCGTGTTCGGTTCGGCGATCGGTTCGCGCATGGTCGAGATCGGTGGGATCAGCTACGCGGCCTTCATCGTGCCGGGCCTGATCATGATGTCGCTGCTGACCGAGAGCATCTCCAACGCCTCGTTCGGCATCTACCTGCCGAAGTGGTCGGGCACGATCTACGAACTGCTGTCGGCGCCGGTGTCGTTCGTCGAGACGATCTGCGGCTATGTCGGCGCGGCGGCGACCAAGTCGGTGATCCTGGGCACGCTGATGCTCGTCACCGCGCGCTGCTTCGTCGATTTCGACATCGTCCATCCGCTGTGGATGGTGACTTTCCTGATTCTGACCGCGGTCACCTTCAGCCTGTTCGGCTTCATCATCGGGGTGTGGGCGGACGGGTTCGAGAAGTTGCAGATGATCCCGATGATGATCGTGATGCCGCTGACCTTCCTCGGCGGCAGCTTTTACTCGATCGACATGCTGCCGCCGTTCTGGCGCTCGGTGTCGCTGTTCAATCCGGTGGTGTATCTGGTCAACGGGTTTCGCTGGAGCTTCTACGGCAAATCGGATGTGGATATCGGGCTCAGCGTGGGGATGACGGCGGGGTTCATGGTGCTGTGCCTGGTCGTGGTTTGGTGGATTTTCCGGACGGGGTACAAGCTCAAGAGTTGA
- a CDS encoding ABC transporter ATP-binding protein, whose product MPPEPNASPSSASRAGDAIVSIQGLTKTYAGGFQALKRIDLDIRRGEIFALLGPNGAGKTTLISIVCGIVNPGEGRVLADGHDIVRDYRAARAAIGLVPQELHTDAFETVWDTVRFSRGLFGKPPNPAYLETLLRELALWDKRGEKIMALSGGMKRRVLIAKALSHEPRILFLDEPTAGVDVELRREMWAMVSRLRDNGVTIILTTHYIEEAEEMADRVGVIDKGEIVLVEDTRTLMRKLGKKQLTLQLRAPLAALPAELADAALSLSGDGNELVYTFDAQAEDTGIAALLKRLAELGIEFKDLQTAQSSLEEIFVNLVKKPRAATEARA is encoded by the coding sequence ATGCCGCCAGAACCTAACGCTTCCCCGTCGTCGGCGTCCCGCGCCGGCGATGCCATCGTGTCGATCCAGGGCCTGACCAAGACCTACGCCGGCGGTTTCCAGGCGCTCAAGCGCATCGACCTGGACATCCGCCGCGGCGAGATCTTCGCCCTGCTCGGCCCCAACGGCGCCGGCAAGACCACCCTCATCAGCATCGTCTGCGGCATCGTCAACCCCGGCGAGGGCCGGGTGCTGGCCGACGGCCACGACATCGTGCGCGACTACCGCGCCGCGCGCGCGGCGATCGGGCTGGTGCCGCAGGAACTGCACACCGATGCGTTCGAAACCGTGTGGGACACGGTGCGCTTCAGCCGCGGCCTGTTCGGCAAGCCGCCGAATCCGGCCTATCTGGAAACCCTGCTGCGCGAGCTGGCGCTGTGGGACAAGCGCGGCGAGAAGATCATGGCGCTGTCCGGCGGCATGAAGCGGCGCGTGCTGATCGCCAAGGCGCTTTCGCACGAGCCGCGGATCCTGTTCCTCGACGAACCCACCGCCGGCGTCGACGTGGAACTGCGCCGCGAGATGTGGGCGATGGTCTCGCGCCTGCGCGACAACGGCGTCACCATCATCCTGACCACGCATTACATCGAGGAGGCCGAGGAGATGGCCGACCGGGTCGGGGTGATCGACAAGGGCGAGATCGTGCTGGTCGAAGACACCCGCACATTGATGCGCAAGCTCGGCAAGAAGCAACTGACCCTGCAACTGCGGGCGCCGCTGGCGGCGTTGCCGGCGGAACTGGCGGACGCGGCCTTGAGCCTGTCGGGCGACGGCAACGAACTGGTCTACACCTTCGATGCGCAGGCCGAGGACACCGGCATCGCCGCGTTGCTCAAGCGGCTGGCCGAGCTGGGGATCGAGTTCAAGGACCTGCAGACCGCGCAAAGCTCGCTGGAGGAGATTTTCGTCAACCTGGTCAAGAAGCCGCGCGCGGCGACGGAGGCGCGGGCATGA
- a CDS encoding SRPBCC domain-containing protein produces MMSDGSSTLAVAPARTTHRIEERSIVLQRIIHAPRDLVFLAWTDPVHVARWWGPHGFRSVVRQMDVRVGGQFRICMVGPDGAEYPIKGLYRQIVAPERLVYTDDWDDERAPQPSEVTVDFVEVGPEETRLTVSIAFPDRDERERAQEQGIVPGWSDSFERVDAYLAER; encoded by the coding sequence ATGATGTCCGACGGTTCCAGCACGCTCGCGGTAGCGCCCGCGCGCACGACCCACCGCATCGAAGAACGCAGCATCGTTCTGCAACGCATCATCCACGCCCCGCGCGACTTGGTGTTCCTGGCCTGGACCGACCCGGTCCACGTCGCCCGCTGGTGGGGGCCGCACGGTTTCCGCAGCGTGGTGCGGCAGATGGACGTGCGGGTCGGCGGGCAGTTCCGCATCTGCATGGTCGGCCCGGACGGCGCCGAGTATCCGATCAAGGGGCTGTACCGGCAGATCGTCGCGCCCGAGCGGTTGGTCTACACCGACGACTGGGACGACGAACGCGCGCCGCAGCCGTCGGAGGTGACGGTCGATTTCGTCGAAGTGGGACCGGAGGAGACGCGGCTGACCGTGTCGATCGCGTTCCCCGACCGCGACGAGCGCGAGCGCGCGCAGGAGCAGGGCATCGTGCCGGGCTGGAGCGATTCGTTCGAGCGCGTGGACGCGTATCTGGCCGAGCGCTGA
- the tsaA gene encoding tRNA (N6-threonylcarbamoyladenosine(37)-N6)-methyltransferase TrmO codes for MSAEFVCRPIAYLRSPYAQRIDAPHQSTVVAGTESGAAVEARLEFVDGLPMEAYADLAGFERIWLIFAFHRSQGWNAQVKPPRGGPKRGVLATRSPHRPNPLGLSAVELVAVEERALVLRGVDLLDGTPVLDIKPYVPYADAFAGSRAGWIDRIDAAQGAHSAPGPKRPRRPPARA; via the coding sequence ATGTCCGCCGAATTCGTCTGCCGCCCCATCGCCTACCTGCGCTCGCCGTACGCCCAGCGCATCGACGCGCCGCACCAGTCCACGGTGGTGGCCGGCACCGAAAGCGGCGCCGCGGTGGAGGCGCGGCTGGAGTTCGTCGACGGCCTGCCGATGGAGGCTTACGCCGATCTGGCCGGGTTCGAGCGGATCTGGCTGATCTTCGCTTTTCACCGCAGCCAGGGCTGGAACGCGCAGGTCAAACCGCCGCGCGGCGGGCCCAAGCGCGGGGTGCTGGCGACGCGTTCGCCGCACCGGCCCAATCCGCTCGGGCTGTCGGCGGTGGAACTGGTGGCGGTGGAGGAGCGCGCGCTGGTGCTGCGCGGGGTCGACCTGCTCGACGGCACGCCGGTGCTCGACATCAAGCCGTACGTGCCTTACGCCGATGCGTTCGCGGGTTCGCGCGCGGGCTGGATCGATCGGATCGACGCCGCCCAGGGCGCCCATTCCGCGCCGGGTCCGAAGCGGCCGCGACGGCCGCCGGCGCGCGCGTGA
- a CDS encoding YciI family protein, with product MKYLVMIYNDDELIEALPDGEYATMMRGCIQHADEMRAEGKLLDSQMLGPPAKATSLRTRNGRTTFMDGPFAEAKEYLGGFNLIEAADMDEALRIAEQFPWSRTGRIEVRPVMDFEAVRKHFDA from the coding sequence ATGAAGTATTTGGTGATGATCTACAACGACGACGAGTTGATCGAAGCCCTGCCCGACGGCGAGTACGCGACCATGATGCGCGGGTGCATCCAGCACGCCGACGAGATGCGCGCGGAAGGCAAGCTGCTGGATTCGCAGATGCTCGGCCCGCCGGCGAAGGCCACCTCGCTGCGCACCCGCAACGGCCGCACCACCTTCATGGACGGCCCGTTCGCCGAAGCCAAGGAATACCTCGGCGGCTTCAACCTGATCGAGGCCGCGGACATGGACGAGGCCCTGCGCATCGCCGAACAGTTCCCGTGGAGCCGCACCGGCCGGATCGAAGTGCGACCGGTCATGGACTTCGAAGCGGTGCGCAAGCACTTCGACGCGTAA
- a CDS encoding beta-propeller domain-containing protein, translating to MNAPPLFTPARAWPLAAALLLGACQPATAPPGGAAIADAKPKTLPAFADDKALGAVFARRRAAARADIGSAVGPDDALSVPDAPMAAEAPAPMEPAPAAASDAITNVQTAGVDEGDIVKKQGDRLIVLRRGRLFSLDIGGDGLRAVSSVDAFAPGSDPDGTWYDEMLVADGQVVVIGYSYARGGTEIGLFDLGADGGLRYRATYHLRSNDYYSASNYASRLIGKQLIFYSPMHVGGYDEQHPEASLPALRRWHTGAKPEEFERLLPAQRIYYGPESLDAQDPTLHTVTVCDLGGARMQCRSSAALGEANRSFYVGPDAVYVWTLRAQYQMPAKGARPLATVFRMPLDGSAPSALRADGAPIDQMSFLERDGWLNVLVASGGHGDGMWDSQAPAGDLALLRVRLGEFGDGQGIAAGSAYRALPEARGQAGALHARYIGDWLVFGFGDGYWGNDPAQRPRGAYALRYAERGPVAVLPLPHAVERVDALGDHAIAIGPTLPPPAKQVSLPEPPTAASANADTAAAAAPAVPLEEISIPPLPPMPGPAVETDLHFTTLRLGADARVAGDYVLPHAAQADQRSHGFFYRRDDADRGTLGLPILGSDARGRLNARVLYLHNQHLALSPAGELASKSPAGSDQDDGCVASCVDWYGNARPIFVGDRVFALLGYELVEGRRDRGRIVERRRVDFTPRVAVAR from the coding sequence ATGAACGCACCGCCGTTGTTCACGCCCGCCCGCGCCTGGCCGTTGGCGGCCGCGCTGTTGTTGGGCGCCTGCCAGCCCGCGACCGCGCCGCCCGGCGGCGCCGCGATCGCGGACGCCAAGCCCAAGACCCTCCCGGCCTTCGCCGACGACAAGGCGCTCGGCGCCGTGTTCGCGCGTCGGCGGGCCGCCGCTCGCGCGGACATCGGCTCGGCGGTCGGGCCGGACGACGCGCTCTCGGTGCCCGACGCGCCGATGGCCGCGGAAGCGCCCGCGCCGATGGAGCCGGCGCCCGCCGCCGCCAGCGACGCCATCACCAACGTCCAGACCGCCGGCGTCGACGAAGGCGACATCGTCAAGAAACAAGGCGACCGCCTGATCGTGCTGCGGCGCGGCCGCTTGTTCAGCCTCGACATCGGCGGCGACGGACTGCGCGCGGTGTCGTCGGTGGACGCGTTCGCGCCCGGCAGCGATCCCGACGGCACGTGGTACGACGAAATGCTGGTCGCCGACGGCCAGGTCGTGGTGATCGGCTACAGCTACGCGCGCGGCGGCACCGAGATCGGCCTGTTCGACCTCGGCGCCGACGGCGGCCTGCGCTACCGCGCCACCTACCACCTGCGCAGCAACGACTACTACTCGGCCAGCAACTACGCCAGCCGGCTGATCGGCAAGCAGCTGATCTTCTACTCGCCGATGCACGTCGGCGGCTACGACGAGCAACACCCGGAAGCCTCGCTGCCGGCCTTGCGCCGCTGGCACACCGGCGCGAAACCGGAGGAATTCGAACGCCTGCTGCCGGCGCAGCGCATCTACTACGGGCCCGAGTCGCTCGACGCGCAGGACCCGACCCTGCACACGGTCACGGTCTGCGACCTCGGCGGCGCGCGCATGCAGTGCCGCTCCAGCGCCGCGCTCGGCGAAGCCAACCGCAGCTTCTACGTCGGCCCCGACGCGGTCTATGTATGGACGCTGCGCGCGCAGTACCAGATGCCGGCCAAGGGCGCGCGTCCGCTCGCCACCGTGTTCCGCATGCCGCTCGACGGCAGCGCGCCGAGCGCGCTGCGCGCCGACGGCGCGCCGATCGACCAGATGTCGTTCCTCGAACGCGACGGTTGGCTCAACGTGCTGGTCGCCAGCGGCGGCCACGGCGACGGCATGTGGGACTCGCAAGCGCCGGCCGGCGATCTGGCGCTGCTGCGCGTGCGCCTGGGCGAGTTCGGCGACGGCCAGGGCATCGCCGCCGGCTCGGCCTATCGCGCGCTGCCCGAAGCCCGCGGCCAGGCCGGCGCGCTGCACGCCCGCTACATCGGCGACTGGCTGGTGTTCGGCTTCGGCGACGGCTACTGGGGCAACGACCCGGCGCAACGGCCGCGCGGCGCCTACGCCTTGCGCTACGCCGAGCGCGGGCCGGTCGCGGTGCTGCCGCTGCCGCACGCGGTCGAACGCGTCGATGCGCTCGGCGACCATGCCATCGCGATCGGCCCGACCCTGCCGCCGCCGGCCAAGCAGGTGTCGCTGCCCGAACCGCCGACGGCGGCGAGCGCGAACGCGGACACCGCAGCGGCCGCAGCGCCGGCCGTGCCGCTGGAAGAAATTTCGATTCCGCCGCTGCCGCCGATGCCGGGCCCGGCGGTCGAAACCGACCTGCACTTCACCACCCTGCGCCTGGGCGCCGACGCGCGCGTCGCCGGCGACTACGTGCTGCCGCACGCGGCCCAGGCCGACCAGCGCAGCCACGGCTTCTTCTACCGCCGCGACGACGCCGACCGCGGCACGCTCGGCCTGCCGATCCTCGGCAGCGACGCGCGCGGCCGGCTCAACGCGCGGGTGCTGTATCTGCACAACCAACATCTGGCGCTGAGCCCGGCCGGCGAGCTGGCGTCCAAATCGCCGGCCGGCTCGGACCAGGACGACGGCTGCGTCGCCAGCTGCGTGGACTGGTACGGCAACGCCCGCCCGATCTTCGTCGGCGACCGCGTGTTCGCCCTGCTCGGCTACGAACTGGTCGAAGGCCGCCGCGACCGCGGCCGCATCGTCGAACGGCGCCGGGTCGACTTCACCCCGCGCGTCGCGGTCGCGCGCTGA
- a CDS encoding excalibur calcium-binding domain-containing protein: MAAALALLLAAAPPPARAHGGGLDKHGCHHDRKRGGYHCHRAAAPAAALGSAPQRANPAPQRRAARPAPGAAALDFGSSAEAYYPNCSAARAAGAAPILRGEPGYSRRLDRDGDGRACE; the protein is encoded by the coding sequence ATGGCCGCGGCGCTGGCGCTGTTGCTGGCCGCCGCGCCGCCGCCCGCACGAGCGCACGGCGGCGGGCTCGACAAACACGGCTGCCACCACGACCGCAAACGCGGCGGCTACCACTGCCACCGCGCGGCCGCGCCGGCCGCGGCGCTGGGCTCGGCGCCGCAGCGGGCGAATCCCGCGCCGCAACGGCGCGCCGCACGCCCGGCGCCGGGCGCTGCGGCGCTGGATTTCGGCTCGTCCGCCGAAGCCTATTACCCCAATTGCAGCGCCGCCCGCGCTGCCGGCGCGGCGCCGATCCTGCGCGGCGAGCCGGGTTACTCGCGTCGCCTGGACCGCGACGGCGACGGCCGCGCCTGCGAATAG
- a CDS encoding DUF3016 domain-containing protein, which translates to MKLRTALLALATAAVLASGAAGAKSRAVTDPEAPRALPEQGAVDVRWDNPEQFSEIRQSRNRFEARRGNWVEQLAQYVRKRTEAQLQPGQRLSIEITDIKRAGDYEPWHGPQFDDTRFIRDIYPPRMDLKFTLSDANGQVIEQGERTLRDMSFLMGLNRTASATDPLRYEKRMIDTWAYREFKADQRSASR; encoded by the coding sequence ATGAAACTGCGGACCGCACTGTTGGCCCTGGCCACCGCCGCCGTCCTGGCGAGCGGCGCCGCCGGCGCCAAGTCCCGTGCCGTCACCGACCCCGAGGCGCCGCGCGCGCTGCCCGAACAGGGCGCCGTCGACGTACGCTGGGACAACCCCGAGCAATTCAGCGAAATCCGCCAGAGCCGCAACCGCTTCGAAGCGCGCCGCGGCAACTGGGTCGAGCAACTCGCCCAGTACGTGCGTAAGCGCACCGAAGCCCAGTTGCAGCCCGGCCAGCGCCTGAGCATCGAGATCACCGACATCAAGCGCGCCGGCGATTACGAGCCCTGGCACGGCCCGCAGTTCGACGACACCCGCTTCATCCGCGACATCTATCCGCCGCGCATGGACCTGAAGTTCACCCTCAGCGACGCCAACGGGCAGGTCATCGAGCAAGGCGAGCGCACCCTGCGCGACATGAGCTTCCTGATGGGGCTCAACCGCACCGCCAGCGCGACCGATCCGCTGCGCTACGAGAAGCGGATGATCGATACCTGGGCTTATCGCGAGTTCAAGGCGGATCAGCGCAGCGCTTCGCGATGA
- a CDS encoding VOC family protein gives MTTHAQLFVNLPVQNLDRAVAFYTQLGYSFNPQFTDENATCMILGENLFAMLLVRPFFQTFTQKELIDPQRQVQTLVALPVDGRAAVDALLEKVIAAGGKAHEPKDYGFMYQRAYDDLDGNTWEIFHMDPNAMQGEAQA, from the coding sequence ATGACCACCCACGCCCAACTGTTCGTCAACCTGCCGGTGCAGAACCTCGACCGCGCGGTCGCCTTCTATACCCAGCTCGGCTACAGCTTCAACCCGCAGTTCACCGACGAGAACGCCACCTGCATGATCCTCGGCGAGAACCTGTTCGCGATGCTGCTGGTGCGGCCGTTCTTCCAGACCTTCACCCAGAAGGAGCTGATCGACCCGCAGCGCCAGGTGCAGACCCTGGTGGCGCTGCCGGTCGACGGCCGCGCGGCGGTCGATGCGCTGCTGGAAAAGGTCATCGCCGCCGGCGGCAAGGCGCACGAGCCCAAGGACTACGGTTTCATGTACCAGCGCGCTTACGACGACCTGGACGGCAACACCTGGGAGATCTTCCACATGGATCCCAACGCGATGCAGGGCGAAGCGCAGGCCTGA
- a CDS encoding ATP-grasp domain-containing protein, translating to MFRIAYLEQRGAALEHEERLAAQALQRRGLDIRPYRRKHIERRALPLDETCFVMGTAPSVQGAMKQLGISVPAPDDYPAALQPWLRRRVWRESLGAVEAWVSESARGGLFVKPAERLKTFTGRVFSHPGDLYFLGGTSRRQSVWCSQLVRWRSEFRAYVIGAQVVALAHYDGDPALRPCERTVAEAVRAYHDSGAAPAGYGIDFGVLDDGRTALVEANDGYALGAYEIAAEPYADLLLARWAQLLATRTPAPG from the coding sequence ATGTTCCGCATCGCGTACCTCGAACAACGCGGCGCCGCCCTCGAACACGAGGAGCGGCTGGCGGCGCAGGCGCTGCAACGGCGCGGGCTCGACATCCGGCCTTATCGGCGCAAGCACATCGAGCGGCGCGCCTTGCCGCTGGACGAGACCTGTTTCGTGATGGGCACGGCGCCGAGCGTGCAAGGCGCGATGAAGCAGCTCGGCATCTCGGTGCCGGCGCCGGACGATTACCCTGCGGCGCTGCAGCCGTGGTTGCGGCGGCGGGTGTGGCGCGAAAGCTTGGGCGCGGTCGAGGCCTGGGTGTCGGAATCGGCCCGGGGCGGGTTGTTCGTGAAGCCGGCCGAGCGGTTGAAGACCTTCACCGGCCGGGTCTTCAGCCATCCCGGCGATCTGTATTTCCTCGGCGGCACCTCGCGCCGGCAATCGGTGTGGTGCTCGCAACTGGTGCGCTGGCGTTCGGAGTTCCGCGCCTACGTGATCGGCGCGCAGGTGGTCGCGCTGGCGCATTACGACGGCGACCCGGCGCTGCGCCCGTGCGAGCGGACCGTCGCCGAGGCGGTGCGCGCCTACCACGACAGCGGCGCGGCGCCGGCCGGCTACGGCATCGATTTCGGCGTGCTCGACGACGGCCGCACGGCGCTGGTCGAAGCCAACGACGGTTATGCGCTCGGCGCCTACGAGATCGCCGCCGAACCGTATGCCGACTTGCTGCTGGCGCGCTGGGCGCAATTGCTGGCTACCCGAACGCCGGCGCCGGGCTGA